In one Umezawaea sp. Da 62-37 genomic region, the following are encoded:
- a CDS encoding GntR family transcriptional regulator, which yields MIATHRISPYRADGPVHAGIPDHGRIPRYYAVKTEILWLVDALGEGAALPSERELAERFSVSRVTLRQAVGELVLEGKLQRRQGSGTFVAPPKLVQPLSLVSYTEGMLRQGVAPARTVITCELLPADEVLSHDLRLDVGAPVVHLERVLLADQERVGLESTYLSVARFPDLLDVFDATTSLYSCLTDRFGVVFDEAEERVETVLATPREALLIGNNPALPMLLLHRVSYDTAGEPIERVRSLFRGDRFSFVARLTAEK from the coding sequence GTGATTGCTACGCACCGCATCTCCCCGTACCGGGCCGACGGCCCGGTGCACGCCGGTATCCCCGACCACGGCCGGATCCCCCGCTACTACGCCGTCAAGACGGAAATCCTGTGGTTGGTCGACGCACTTGGGGAGGGTGCCGCGTTACCGTCCGAGCGAGAACTCGCCGAACGCTTCTCCGTGTCCAGGGTGACCCTGAGGCAGGCGGTCGGCGAGCTCGTCCTGGAGGGCAAGTTGCAACGTCGCCAAGGCAGTGGCACCTTCGTCGCCCCGCCCAAGCTCGTCCAGCCCCTGTCGCTGGTCAGCTACACCGAGGGCATGCTCCGCCAGGGGGTCGCCCCGGCGCGCACCGTGATCACCTGCGAGCTGCTGCCCGCCGACGAGGTGCTGTCGCACGACCTCAGGCTCGACGTCGGCGCGCCGGTCGTGCACCTGGAGCGGGTGCTGCTGGCCGACCAGGAGCGGGTCGGGCTGGAGTCGACGTACCTGTCGGTTGCCCGGTTCCCCGACCTGCTGGACGTGTTCGACGCGACGACCTCGCTCTACTCCTGCCTGACCGACCGCTTCGGCGTGGTGTTCGACGAGGCGGAGGAACGTGTCGAGACGGTGCTGGCGACACCCCGCGAGGCCCTGCTCATCGGCAACAACCCGGCCCTGCCGATGTTGCTGCTGCACCGCGTCTCCTACGACACGGCGGGGGAGCCGATCGAGCGGGTCCGGTCCCTGTTCCGGGGCGACCGCTTCAGCTTCGTGGCCCGGCTGACCGCCGAGAAGTGA
- a CDS encoding RtcB family protein — MWTRPEEVEEQAMRQLRNISALPWAVKHVAVMPDVHFGLGATVGSVIALREAVSPAAVGVDIGCGMTAVKTSLTAGDLPESLRRLRSLIEAAVPVGFKQHEEPAFGDGDASDWRAFWKGFDGLTPAVHARAAKALRQIGTLGGGNHFLEVCLDTDQRVWVMLHSGSRNIGNELAQHHISVARGLAHNAELPDPDLAVFLAGTPEMAAYRHDLYWAQDYARRNRSVMLRLVCDVLRGEFEHVVFDEPISCHHNYVAEEKHFGQDVLVTRKGAIRAGLGELGIIPGSMGTGSYIVRGLGNPESFESASHGAGRRMSRTQARKSFTTKDLAEQTAGVECRKDSGVVDEIPGAYKDVDKVIASQSDLVEVVARLKQVVCVKG; from the coding sequence ATGTGGACTCGGCCTGAGGAGGTCGAGGAGCAGGCGATGCGGCAGTTGCGGAACATTTCCGCGTTGCCGTGGGCGGTCAAGCACGTGGCGGTGATGCCGGATGTGCACTTCGGGCTCGGGGCGACGGTGGGGTCGGTGATCGCGTTGCGGGAGGCGGTGTCGCCTGCCGCCGTGGGGGTCGACATCGGGTGTGGGATGACGGCGGTGAAGACGTCGTTGACGGCGGGTGATCTGCCGGAGAGCCTGCGCAGGCTGCGGTCGCTCATCGAGGCGGCGGTGCCGGTCGGGTTCAAGCAGCACGAGGAGCCCGCGTTCGGTGACGGTGACGCGAGCGATTGGCGGGCGTTCTGGAAGGGGTTCGACGGGTTGACGCCCGCGGTGCACGCGCGGGCGGCGAAGGCGTTGCGGCAGATCGGGACGCTGGGCGGCGGCAACCACTTCCTGGAGGTCTGCCTGGACACCGACCAGCGGGTGTGGGTGATGCTGCACTCGGGGTCGCGCAACATCGGCAACGAGCTGGCGCAGCACCACATCTCGGTCGCGCGCGGGCTCGCGCACAACGCGGAGCTGCCCGACCCGGACCTGGCGGTGTTCCTGGCGGGCACGCCGGAGATGGCGGCCTACCGGCACGACCTGTACTGGGCGCAGGACTACGCGCGGCGCAACCGGTCGGTGATGCTGCGGCTGGTGTGCGACGTGCTGCGCGGCGAGTTCGAGCACGTCGTCTTCGACGAGCCGATCAGCTGCCACCACAATTATGTGGCGGAGGAGAAGCACTTCGGGCAGGACGTGCTGGTGACGCGCAAGGGCGCGATCCGGGCCGGGCTCGGGGAACTGGGGATCATCCCCGGCTCGATGGGGACGGGTTCCTACATCGTGCGCGGGCTCGGGAATCCGGAGTCGTTCGAGTCGGCGTCGCACGGCGCGGGCCGTCGGATGTCGCGGACGCAGGCGCGGAAGTCGTTCACCACCAAGGATCTCGCCGAGCAGACGGCGGGCGTGGAGTGCCGAAAGGACTCGGGCGTGGTCGACGAGATCCCCGGCGCGTACAAGGACGTGGACAAGGTCATCGCGAGCCAGTCGGACCTCGTCGAGGTGGTCGCGCGGCTCAAGCAGGTGGTCTGCGTCAAGGGCTGA
- a CDS encoding histidine phosphatase family protein — protein sequence MAGFAWLGNRGWWLRRLVVGVDVVLVRHAESVVPYAGGPDDYYRPLSEVGLVQAGGLVAELVGLGPVLIVSSPYLRAVQTVEPLARAVGLPVRVEHDLREWDSGIAVTPDYARHYAGSWADPDFARPGGESLSQLTGRAMAVLRRLVREQVDGTVVVGSHGTFVSRALVGVGVGVDWAFSRRMPMPAVYRLRFADGGVSVLGHVPETRWEPTKTAPNLNPWHPSRSLGTGSTFACGLGLRRSRSRRCGSCGTFPRCRGRSSTWR from the coding sequence GTGGCTGGCTTCGCTTGGTTGGGCAACCGGGGTTGGTGGTTGAGGAGGTTGGTGGTGGGGGTGGATGTGGTGCTGGTTCGCCATGCCGAGTCGGTTGTTCCGTACGCGGGGGGTCCGGATGATTATTACCGGCCGTTGAGCGAGGTGGGGCTGGTTCAGGCTGGTGGGTTGGTGGCCGAACTGGTGGGACTGGGGCCCGTTTTGATCGTTTCCAGTCCTTATCTGCGGGCGGTGCAGACCGTGGAGCCGTTGGCGCGTGCTGTGGGGTTGCCGGTGCGGGTTGAGCACGATCTGCGGGAGTGGGACTCGGGGATCGCGGTTACTCCTGACTACGCCCGTCACTACGCCGGGAGTTGGGCTGATCCGGATTTCGCGCGGCCCGGTGGCGAGAGTTTGAGTCAGTTGACCGGGCGGGCGATGGCGGTTCTTCGGCGGTTGGTGCGTGAGCAGGTCGACGGGACCGTGGTGGTTGGTAGTCACGGGACGTTCGTGTCCAGGGCGCTTGTCGGGGTCGGGGTTGGTGTGGACTGGGCGTTCAGCAGGCGGATGCCGATGCCCGCTGTCTATCGGCTCCGGTTCGCCGATGGCGGGGTTTCGGTGCTTGGGCATGTTCCTGAAACTCGTTGGGAACCAACGAAAACGGCACCTAACCTGAATCCATGGCACCCATCACGGTCCCTGGGAACGGGGTCGACATTCGCATGTGGACTCGGCCTGAGGAGGTCGAGGAGCAGGCGATGCGGCAGTTGCGGAACATTTCCGCGTTGCCGTGGGCGGTCAAGCACGTGGCGGTGA
- a CDS encoding ABC transporter permease translates to MNGFVEALADGAVVAKRNLIKVKRVPDLIVFSTLSPIMFVLLFAYVFGSAIEIPGINYREFLMAGIFAQTVLFGATITGTGLAEDMQKGIIDRFRSLPIARSAVLIGRTTSDLVNNVIVIVVMSVTGYIVGWRIHSSVLEALAGFGLLLLFAYAVSWGMAVVGLAVRSPEVVNNASFIVIFPLTFIANTFVGTTNLPGPLKAFAEWNPISAVTQAARELFGNTSPQFPPPDVWPLRHSVLASLLWSVVILAVFIPLAIRQYRKAVAR, encoded by the coding sequence GTGAACGGGTTCGTCGAGGCGCTGGCGGACGGCGCGGTCGTCGCCAAGCGCAACCTCATCAAGGTCAAGCGGGTCCCCGACCTCATCGTCTTCTCGACCCTGTCGCCGATCATGTTCGTGCTGCTGTTCGCCTACGTGTTCGGCAGCGCGATCGAGATCCCCGGCATCAACTACCGCGAGTTCCTGATGGCGGGCATCTTCGCGCAGACCGTCCTGTTCGGCGCCACCATCACCGGCACCGGCCTGGCCGAGGACATGCAGAAGGGCATCATCGACCGGTTCCGGTCGCTGCCCATCGCGCGGTCCGCGGTGCTGATCGGGCGCACCACGAGCGACCTGGTGAACAACGTCATCGTGATCGTGGTGATGTCGGTGACCGGGTACATCGTCGGCTGGCGGATCCACTCGTCCGTCCTGGAGGCACTGGCCGGGTTCGGGTTGCTGCTGCTGTTCGCGTACGCGGTGTCGTGGGGGATGGCGGTGGTGGGGTTGGCCGTCCGCAGCCCCGAGGTGGTGAACAACGCGAGCTTCATCGTGATCTTCCCGTTGACGTTCATCGCGAACACGTTCGTGGGGACGACGAACCTGCCGGGGCCGCTGAAGGCGTTCGCGGAGTGGAATCCGATCTCGGCGGTGACTCAGGCGGCTCGGGAGTTGTTCGGGAACACGAGTCCGCAGTTCCCGCCGCCGGACGTGTGGCCGTTGAGGCATTCGGTGTTGGCGTCGTTGTTGTGGAGCGTGGTGATCCTGGCGGTGTTCATCCCGTTGGCGATTCGGCAGTATCGGAAGGCTGTGGCTCGGTAG
- a CDS encoding ATP-binding cassette domain-containing protein codes for MADAILAEGLVKRYGSVVALDGLDLAVPEGTIMGLLGPNGAGKTTAVRVLTTLLEFDGGSASVAGLDVVKSARELRRRIGLSGQYAAVDENLTGFENLDMVGRLYHLGKQPSRVRARELLERFDLVEAADRPVKGYSGGMRRRLDLAAALVAKPVVLFLDEPTTGLDPRSRLGMWDVIEELVASGTTVLLTTQYLEEADRLADKIAVIDHGRVIAEGTSDQLKAQVGGERLELTVASARDLALTRTALAPLAIADISADERGNHVVVPVSGGADVLVEAVRLLDGEAIKVLDIGLRRPTLDDVFLTLTGRAAEEAVTDGESGA; via the coding sequence ATGGCAGACGCAATCCTGGCCGAAGGGCTGGTCAAACGCTACGGGTCCGTCGTCGCGCTCGACGGACTCGACCTCGCGGTGCCCGAGGGCACCATCATGGGCCTGCTCGGCCCCAACGGCGCGGGCAAGACGACGGCGGTGCGGGTGCTCACCACGCTGCTGGAGTTCGACGGGGGCAGCGCGTCGGTCGCCGGGCTCGACGTCGTGAAGAGCGCGCGGGAGCTGCGCCGCAGGATCGGGCTGTCCGGCCAGTACGCGGCCGTGGACGAGAACCTGACCGGGTTCGAGAACCTCGACATGGTGGGCAGGCTCTACCACCTGGGCAAGCAGCCCAGCCGGGTCAGGGCGCGCGAGCTGCTGGAGCGCTTCGACCTCGTCGAGGCGGCCGACCGGCCGGTGAAGGGCTACTCCGGCGGCATGCGCAGGCGCCTCGACCTCGCCGCCGCGCTGGTGGCGAAACCCGTCGTGCTGTTCCTGGACGAGCCGACCACCGGCCTCGACCCGCGCAGCAGGCTCGGCATGTGGGACGTGATCGAGGAGCTGGTCGCGAGCGGCACCACCGTCCTGCTGACCACGCAGTACCTCGAGGAAGCCGACCGGCTGGCCGACAAGATCGCCGTGATCGACCACGGCCGCGTCATCGCCGAGGGCACCTCCGACCAGCTCAAGGCCCAGGTCGGCGGCGAACGGCTGGAGCTGACCGTCGCGTCGGCCCGCGACCTCGCCCTCACCCGGACCGCGCTCGCCCCGCTCGCCATCGCCGACATCTCCGCCGACGAACGCGGCAACCACGTCGTCGTGCCCGTCTCCGGCGGCGCCGACGTCCTCGTCGAAGCCGTCCGGCTGCTCGACGGCGAGGCCATCAAGGTGCTCGACATCGGCCTGCGCAGGCCGACGCTCGACGACGTGTTCCTGACGCTGACCGGCCGCGCGGCCGAGGAAGCCGTGACCGACGGGGAGAGTGGCGCGTGA
- a CDS encoding ABC transporter permease: MTLTLPPRTPMAPRGVLQRLRWVVSDTWNVASRDLIHWVRQPVRIFSSVMYPVVSILIFGYVFGNAVMVASGGWNYREFLMPGLFGQSVVLGVGVTLVAIADDTHRGVNSRFRSMPMSGTGFLAGRSAADLLNSTLDIAVLMVCGLAVGWEWRLGFGNVVAAFGLLMLLRFAMIWVGIFLGLVIKPENTSVVWTILLPLTMFSDTFVSPQTMPHWMGVISEWNPLSATVGAIRALFGNPGWGGDSWVAQHSLLMAVVWPVAITAVFWPLAVRRYRSLS, translated from the coding sequence ATGACACTCACCCTGCCCCCCAGGACCCCGATGGCGCCGCGCGGCGTGCTCCAGCGCCTCCGGTGGGTCGTCAGCGACACGTGGAACGTCGCGTCGCGCGACCTCATCCACTGGGTCCGGCAGCCCGTCCGGATCTTCAGCAGCGTCATGTACCCGGTCGTCTCGATCCTGATCTTCGGGTACGTGTTCGGCAACGCGGTCATGGTCGCCAGCGGCGGCTGGAACTACCGGGAGTTCCTGATGCCCGGCCTGTTCGGCCAGAGCGTGGTGCTCGGCGTCGGCGTCACGCTGGTGGCGATAGCCGACGACACCCACCGGGGCGTCAACAGCAGGTTCCGCTCGATGCCCATGTCCGGAACGGGTTTCCTGGCGGGCCGCAGCGCGGCGGACCTGCTGAACTCCACGCTCGACATCGCGGTGCTGATGGTGTGCGGCCTCGCGGTCGGCTGGGAGTGGCGGCTGGGCTTCGGCAACGTGGTCGCGGCCTTCGGGCTGCTCATGCTGCTGCGGTTCGCGATGATCTGGGTGGGGATCTTCCTCGGCCTGGTCATCAAGCCGGAGAACACCTCCGTGGTCTGGACGATCCTGCTGCCGCTGACCATGTTCTCCGACACCTTCGTGTCGCCGCAGACGATGCCGCACTGGATGGGCGTCATCTCCGAGTGGAACCCGCTGTCCGCCACGGTGGGCGCGATCCGCGCGCTGTTCGGCAACCCCGGCTGGGGTGGCGACTCGTGGGTGGCGCAGCACTCGCTGCTGATGGCGGTCGTCTGGCCGGTCGCGATCACCGCGGTGTTCTGGCCGCTGGCCGTCCGCCGCTACCGCAGTCTGAGCTGA
- a CDS encoding ATP-binding cassette domain-containing protein, with protein MSSPVLFAEGLRKRFGGYYALDGFDLSVPAGTVCGLLGPNGAGKTTVLRILSTLMRPDGGRASVAGYDVARQAAEVRNHIGMIGQQSTVDDILTGRENLALWGRLYHLSAANAKRRADELLEQFGLNAAASKQVKYYSGGMRRRLDLASSFITAPKVMFLDEPTAGLDPRNRIEMWSAVRALAQAGTTVLLTTQLLDEADQLADQIVLMDGGREIASGTPDELKARTGGDWIDVTVRNIAQLPAAAGVMARAAGGKLQTSAGEHRISAAVADRTHALTDVTRALHDAGIDAEDVTLRRATLDEVFLLLTGKDAEEVEAV; from the coding sequence GTGAGCTCACCTGTTCTCTTCGCTGAAGGCCTCCGCAAGCGGTTCGGCGGGTATTACGCACTGGACGGATTCGACCTGTCGGTCCCAGCGGGAACGGTTTGCGGGCTGCTCGGCCCCAACGGCGCAGGGAAGACGACGGTGCTGCGAATCCTCTCCACCCTGATGCGCCCCGACGGCGGGCGCGCCTCGGTCGCCGGGTACGACGTCGCACGACAAGCAGCGGAGGTCCGCAACCACATCGGGATGATCGGACAGCAGTCCACGGTCGACGACATCCTCACCGGCCGGGAGAACCTCGCCCTCTGGGGCAGGCTCTACCACCTGAGCGCGGCCAACGCGAAACGCCGCGCGGACGAGCTCCTCGAGCAGTTCGGCCTCAACGCGGCGGCCAGCAAGCAGGTCAAGTACTACTCGGGCGGCATGCGCCGCAGGCTCGACCTCGCGTCGAGTTTCATCACGGCACCGAAGGTGATGTTCCTGGACGAGCCCACCGCGGGCCTCGATCCGCGCAACCGCATCGAGATGTGGTCGGCGGTGCGCGCGCTGGCCCAGGCGGGCACCACCGTGCTGCTCACCACCCAGCTCCTCGACGAGGCGGACCAACTGGCGGACCAGATCGTGCTGATGGACGGCGGCCGCGAGATCGCCAGCGGCACGCCCGACGAGCTCAAGGCGCGCACCGGCGGCGACTGGATCGACGTCACCGTCCGGAACATCGCCCAGCTCCCAGCCGCCGCGGGCGTGATGGCGCGCGCCGCGGGCGGCAAGCTCCAGACCTCCGCCGGGGAGCACCGGATCAGCGCGGCCGTGGCCGATCGCACGCACGCGCTGACCGACGTCACGCGGGCCCTGCACGACGCGGGGATCGACGCGGAGGACGTCACGCTGCGCAGGGCGACCCTCGACGAGGTGTTCCTCCTGCTCACCGGGAAAGACGCGGAAGAGGTGGAAGCGGTATGA
- a CDS encoding TetR/AcrR family transcriptional regulator, producing MVSEVGDPERSVELLWGGKSHPGRGPKPALNLDGVVAAAIEVADQEGLAALSMRRVAEKLGFTTMSLYRYVPGKAELLDLMQDAAVAEVALPDHRAGWRAGLADSARQDWELYQRHPWMVQVASTRSVPGPHYMADFEARLKLLVGTGLSGREIMAVTNLVSQYVEGAARRVAEAQQAERSSGVSMEEWWTSRVSLWGHLTEERYPTLARVWMGGGYEGMADDFEFGLQRVLDGIEMLVRGRDETPFRDETAGSCVTCGKPVEKPATGRPKEYCSRACQQRAYRARQAAGSGK from the coding sequence ATGGTCTCGGAAGTCGGTGATCCGGAACGCAGTGTGGAACTGCTCTGGGGTGGGAAGTCGCACCCCGGCCGGGGGCCGAAACCCGCGTTGAACCTGGACGGGGTGGTCGCGGCGGCCATCGAGGTCGCCGACCAGGAGGGGCTGGCCGCCCTGTCCATGCGGCGGGTCGCGGAGAAGCTCGGGTTCACGACCATGTCCCTGTACCGGTACGTGCCCGGCAAGGCCGAGTTGCTGGACCTCATGCAGGACGCGGCCGTCGCCGAGGTCGCGCTGCCCGACCACCGCGCCGGCTGGCGCGCCGGTCTCGCCGACTCCGCCAGGCAGGACTGGGAGCTCTACCAGCGGCACCCGTGGATGGTGCAGGTCGCCTCCACCCGCAGCGTGCCGGGACCGCACTACATGGCGGACTTCGAGGCCCGGCTCAAGCTGCTGGTCGGCACCGGGCTGAGCGGCCGCGAGATCATGGCCGTCACCAACCTCGTCTCGCAGTACGTCGAGGGCGCGGCCCGCCGGGTCGCCGAGGCGCAGCAGGCCGAGCGCAGCAGCGGCGTCAGCATGGAGGAGTGGTGGACCTCGCGCGTCTCCCTGTGGGGCCACCTGACCGAGGAGCGCTACCCGACACTGGCCCGCGTGTGGATGGGCGGTGGGTACGAGGGGATGGCCGACGACTTCGAGTTCGGTCTGCAGCGCGTGCTCGACGGGATCGAGATGCTCGTCCGGGGGCGTGATGAAACCCCGTTTCGTGATGAAACGGCGGGTAGTTGCGTCACGTGCGGGAAACCGGTGGAGAAACCGGCCACTGGCAGGCCGAAGGAGTACTGCTCACGGGCGTGCCAGCAGAGGGCTTACCGGGCGAGGCAGGCGGCGGGGTCAGGTAAGTAG
- a CDS encoding HNH endonuclease, giving the protein MIRIVRPELAQELADRLPPLTAEIANATDTANTARLLWKRTQVRRTVHAPLRKVLADMAPGIECCMYCGDSQGTDIDHFEPLVLNPLRTFDWLNHLLACSTCNSHNKGSFFPLDSDGTPLLIDPTVEDPFDHLVLTPSLGVYHGLTPKGLTTIEVCALNRSTLTRGRQQAHRVVLMCLEKWADAYENDMAADMHEAVITVREQPFADVCQSLLRLALSPGASRVFDDPHVLDLLRRPELREALLT; this is encoded by the coding sequence GTGATCCGGATCGTCCGTCCCGAGTTGGCCCAGGAACTGGCGGATCGACTCCCACCGCTGACAGCGGAGATCGCGAACGCGACGGACACGGCCAACACCGCCCGGCTCCTGTGGAAGCGCACCCAGGTGCGACGAACCGTTCACGCGCCTCTGCGCAAGGTGCTCGCGGACATGGCGCCCGGCATCGAATGCTGCATGTACTGCGGTGACAGCCAGGGGACGGACATCGACCACTTCGAGCCGCTCGTCCTCAACCCGCTGCGCACATTCGACTGGCTCAACCACCTGCTGGCGTGCTCGACCTGCAACAGCCACAACAAGGGGTCGTTCTTCCCGCTCGACAGCGACGGAACGCCGCTCCTGATCGATCCGACCGTCGAAGATCCGTTCGACCACTTGGTGCTGACACCCTCACTCGGCGTCTACCACGGCCTGACCCCGAAAGGGCTCACCACGATCGAGGTCTGCGCTCTCAACCGATCCACGCTGACCAGAGGCCGCCAACAGGCTCACCGCGTGGTGCTGATGTGCCTGGAGAAGTGGGCCGACGCGTATGAGAACGACATGGCCGCCGACATGCACGAGGCAGTCATCACCGTGCGGGAACAGCCGTTCGCCGATGTGTGCCAGTCACTCCTGCGCCTGGCGTTGAGCCCCGGCGCGTCCAGGGTGTTCGACGACCCGCACGTGCTGGACCTGCTGCGCAGACCGGAACTCCGCGAAGCACTACTTACCTGA
- a CDS encoding AAA family ATPase — MYISQVTLRNIKGFHGAREVDLKLTAPGWTVIAGRNGSGKTTLLRAIALVAAGPLNTVSLALDADNWISTGSSEGSASIAFAEAQPTDRSTRLAELHWAAGTLQHGSQQGMPDFGPWQIDPRGWFCAAYGPFRRLAGGANDVQRLMLKPGVAARLTSLFYEDASLAEGVTWLIRQHLRELEGHTDAAQLKQAALNLLGDGLLPDHHRIDRVDSDGLWVFSGEHHFPLKEMSDGYRSVVALVVDLVKQLHECYGELTTDGTSVTAPGVVIIDEVDAHLHVSWQKAIGGWLKAHFPNIQFIVTTHSPYVCQAADPGGLIRLPGPQENSAPCVVDDDLYERVVYGSGDDAVLSELFGLETPYSDRAVELRSELVALEVSVISGTATDEQARRYDELKDLLTSSPSARAREVETRLGRTKT, encoded by the coding sequence ATGTACATCTCGCAGGTCACGCTGCGGAACATCAAGGGGTTCCACGGTGCCCGCGAAGTCGACCTCAAGTTGACCGCCCCCGGCTGGACCGTCATCGCCGGTCGAAACGGCTCGGGCAAGACAACCCTCCTGCGGGCCATCGCCTTGGTGGCGGCTGGACCGCTGAACACGGTGAGTCTTGCCCTCGATGCGGACAACTGGATCTCGACCGGAAGCAGCGAAGGATCGGCATCGATCGCTTTTGCCGAAGCGCAGCCAACCGATCGCAGTACTCGTCTTGCCGAACTCCACTGGGCAGCAGGCACCCTTCAGCACGGCTCACAGCAAGGCATGCCGGATTTCGGCCCGTGGCAGATCGATCCGCGCGGATGGTTCTGCGCGGCTTACGGCCCGTTCCGTCGCCTGGCAGGCGGTGCCAACGACGTTCAACGACTCATGCTGAAACCGGGCGTCGCGGCAAGGCTGACCAGCCTGTTCTATGAAGACGCTTCCCTGGCTGAAGGTGTCACCTGGCTGATCAGGCAACACCTTCGTGAACTCGAAGGCCACACCGACGCGGCACAGCTCAAACAAGCAGCCCTGAACCTGCTCGGTGATGGCCTCCTACCCGACCACCACCGAATCGACCGGGTCGACTCGGACGGTCTCTGGGTCTTCAGCGGCGAACACCACTTCCCCCTGAAGGAGATGAGCGACGGCTACCGCTCGGTAGTCGCACTCGTCGTCGACCTGGTGAAGCAGCTCCACGAGTGCTACGGCGAACTCACCACGGACGGTACGAGCGTCACGGCCCCCGGCGTGGTCATTATCGACGAGGTCGATGCCCATCTCCACGTCTCGTGGCAGAAGGCCATCGGCGGCTGGTTGAAGGCGCACTTCCCCAACATCCAGTTCATCGTCACCACCCACAGCCCCTACGTCTGCCAGGCGGCGGACCCCGGTGGCTTGATTCGGCTTCCCGGTCCTCAGGAAAACTCCGCGCCTTGTGTGGTGGACGACGACCTCTACGAACGAGTCGTCTACGGCAGTGGCGACGACGCCGTGCTGTCCGAGCTGTTCGGCCTGGAAACGCCCTACTCGGACCGGGCCGTCGAACTCCGCTCCGAACTGGTCGCACTCGAAGTCTCGGTCATCTCCGGTACCGCGACTGATGAGCAGGCTCGCCGCTACGACGAACTGAAGGACCTCCTGACCAGTTCACCGAGCGCACGCGCACGCGAAGTGGAAACGCGGCTGGGACGAACCAAGACGTGA
- a CDS encoding aldehyde dehydrogenase (NADP(+)): MIVQGYNPRTGEPIGEPVAKTTDSGVDGVVTAATAAFEAWSTTPAADRAVVLEAVADALDAESELLIATADGETALGVPRLTTELKRTTNQLRLFGEVLREGSYVEATIDSPDPDIIPPRPNLRRVLRPLGTVAVFSASNFPFAFSVAGGDTASALASGCAVVVKAHSAHPGTSRETARIVTAALAAAGAPSGLFGIVYGTHAGVALVQHPHVRAVGFTGSTGGGRALFDIAQGRPDPIPFYGELGSVNPAVVLPDAAAARPAEIATAFAQSLTMGVGQFCTNPGLLFAPAALVPHLGEAVAASHGGAMLNERMCDSYRSSTEALASGDLVTEIATGDRPADGWSVAPRLFTVPLAAFADNLEKLTEEHFGPAGLVVTYDDPTDLLAVLPKLPGTLTGTVHSDPSEHPLAGQVAEVLRRVAGRLVFNGWPTGVAVAWGMHHGGPWPSTTNPLHTSVGATSIRRWIAPVTYQSWPDELLPAELKDGNPLGIPRRIDGVLGTH, from the coding sequence GTGATCGTGCAGGGCTACAACCCCCGGACCGGCGAGCCGATCGGCGAGCCCGTGGCCAAGACGACCGACAGCGGGGTCGACGGCGTCGTGACCGCCGCGACGGCCGCGTTCGAGGCCTGGTCGACCACGCCCGCCGCGGACCGGGCGGTGGTGCTGGAGGCCGTCGCCGACGCGCTGGACGCCGAGTCCGAGCTGCTGATCGCGACCGCCGACGGCGAGACCGCGCTCGGCGTACCCCGGCTGACCACCGAGCTGAAGCGCACCACCAACCAGCTGCGGCTGTTCGGCGAGGTGCTGCGCGAGGGCAGCTACGTCGAGGCGACCATCGACTCGCCGGACCCCGACATCATCCCGCCGCGCCCGAACCTGCGCCGCGTGCTCCGTCCACTCGGGACGGTCGCGGTGTTCTCCGCGTCGAACTTCCCGTTCGCGTTCTCCGTCGCGGGCGGCGACACCGCCTCCGCGCTCGCGTCCGGCTGCGCGGTCGTCGTGAAGGCGCACTCCGCCCACCCCGGCACCTCCCGCGAGACCGCCCGGATCGTGACCGCGGCCCTCGCCGCCGCCGGCGCCCCTTCCGGCCTGTTCGGCATCGTCTACGGCACGCACGCCGGCGTCGCGCTGGTGCAGCACCCGCACGTGCGCGCGGTCGGCTTCACCGGCTCGACCGGCGGCGGCCGCGCCCTGTTCGACATCGCCCAGGGCAGGCCCGACCCCATCCCGTTCTACGGCGAACTCGGCAGCGTCAACCCGGCCGTCGTGCTGCCCGACGCCGCCGCCGCGCGCCCCGCGGAGATCGCGACCGCGTTCGCGCAGTCGCTCACCATGGGCGTCGGCCAGTTCTGCACCAACCCCGGCCTGCTGTTCGCGCCCGCCGCCCTGGTGCCGCACCTCGGCGAAGCGGTGGCCGCGAGCCACGGCGGCGCGATGCTCAACGAGCGGATGTGCGACTCCTACCGGTCGAGCACCGAGGCACTCGCCTCCGGCGACCTGGTCACCGAGATCGCCACCGGCGACCGGCCCGCCGACGGCTGGAGCGTGGCCCCGCGGCTGTTCACCGTGCCGCTGGCGGCGTTCGCGGACAACCTGGAGAAGCTCACCGAGGAGCACTTCGGCCCCGCGGGCCTCGTCGTCACCTACGACGACCCCACCGACCTCCTGGCCGTGCTGCCGAAACTGCCCGGAACCCTCACCGGCACCGTCCACTCCGACCCGTCCGAGCACCCGTTGGCCGGTCAGGTCGCCGAGGTGCTCCGCCGGGTCGCGGGCCGACTGGTCTTCAACGGCTGGCCGACCGGCGTCGCGGTCGCCTGGGGCATGCACCACGGCGGCCCGTGGCCGTCGACCACCAACCCGCTGCACACGTCGGTCGGCGCCACGTCGATCCGCCGCTGGATCGCGCCGGTGACCTACCAGTCCTGGCCGGACGAGCTGCTGCCCGCGGAACTGAAGGACGGCAACCCACTGGGCATCCCGCGCCGGATCGACGGCGTGCTGGGCACGCACTAG